The following proteins are co-located in the Oscillospiraceae bacterium genome:
- the thiD gene encoding bifunctional hydroxymethylpyrimidine kinase/phosphomethylpyrimidine kinase → MKTALTIAGSDSSGGAGIQADIKTMTMNGVYAMSVITALTAQNTTGVRAIMESTPDFLKQQLDSVFEDIYPDAVKIGMISSGELIHVVADSLKLYEVKNVVLDPVMIATSGSALIKTDAVRTLTNELFPLATIVTPNIKEACVLSGINIQTKKEMLLAARFIGDRFGCAVLLKGGHSINDANDLLYANKEYRWFKGKRIDNPNTHGTGCTLSSAIASNLAKGFTLVESVQRAKEYISNAILAQLDLGQGSGPLMHNFDLKSYFAEGKN, encoded by the coding sequence ATGAAAACTGCATTGACAATTGCGGGAAGTGACTCAAGCGGTGGGGCAGGTATTCAAGCCGATATAAAAACTATGACAATGAATGGTGTTTATGCAATGAGTGTTATAACAGCACTTACTGCTCAAAATACAACAGGTGTTAGAGCAATTATGGAGTCAACTCCTGATTTTTTAAAACAACAATTGGATTCCGTTTTTGAGGATATTTATCCTGATGCCGTTAAAATAGGAATGATATCTTCAGGTGAACTAATTCATGTTGTTGCGGACAGTCTAAAACTTTATGAAGTAAAAAATGTTGTTCTCGATCCTGTTATGATAGCAACGAGTGGCTCTGCACTTATTAAAACAGATGCGGTTAGAACACTTACAAATGAACTTTTTCCATTGGCAACTATAGTTACGCCTAATATAAAAGAAGCATGTGTTCTGTCAGGTATAAATATTCAAACAAAAAAAGAAATGCTTTTGGCAGCAAGGTTTATTGGTGACAGGTTTGGTTGTGCTGTACTTTTAAAAGGCGGACATAGCATAAATGATGCAAATGATCTTTTATATGCAAACAAAGAATATCGTTGGTTCAAGGGAAAACGAATAGATAATCCAAATACACATGGTACAGGATGCACCTTATCTTCTGCTATCGCATCAAATCTTGCCAAAGGATTCACACTTGTTGAGTCTGTGCAAAGAGCAAAGGAATATATTTCGAATGCTATTTTAGCACAGCTTGATTTAGGACAAGGCTCCGGACCATTGATGCACAATTTTGATCTAAAATCATATTTTGCTGAGGGAAAGAACTGA
- a CDS encoding elongation factor Ts, protein MITPAMVKELRESTGCGMMDCKKALTEANGDMEKATEILREKGLAAAQKKAGRIAAEGIVADYRDDEVAALIEVNSETDFVAKNESFVEFVSNLAKIVAKENPADIEALNELKYDAENTVADALREKILVIGENMNIRRFVRYAGTVATYIHGGGRIGVAVEFDTDVASNPGFAEFGKDIAMQIAAVKPQYVCQSEVPSEIVEKEKEILMAQALNEGKPQNIAEKMVMGRINKFYKEVCLLDQEYVKDPDLSVKKYVEAKAKEFGGKIEIKSFARLEKGEGLEKKEDNFADEVASMIK, encoded by the coding sequence ATGATTACACCAGCTATGGTTAAAGAATTAAGAGAATCAACCGGTTGTGGTATGATGGACTGTAAAAAAGCATTAACAGAAGCAAACGGTGATATGGAAAAAGCAACTGAAATCCTTAGAGAAAAAGGTCTTGCTGCTGCTCAGAAAAAAGCAGGAAGAATTGCCGCAGAAGGTATTGTTGCTGATTATAGAGACGACGAAGTTGCAGCGTTAATTGAAGTTAACTCTGAAACAGACTTCGTTGCTAAAAATGAAAGTTTTGTTGAATTTGTTTCAAACTTAGCAAAAATCGTTGCTAAAGAAAACCCTGCAGATATTGAAGCATTAAACGAATTAAAATATGATGCAGAAAATACAGTTGCTGATGCTTTAAGAGAAAAAATCTTAGTTATCGGCGAAAATATGAACATAAGAAGATTCGTAAGATATGCTGGTACAGTTGCTACTTATATTCATGGTGGCGGAAGAATCGGTGTTGCAGTTGAATTTGATACAGACGTTGCATCAAATCCTGGTTTTGCTGAGTTTGGTAAAGATATTGCAATGCAGATTGCTGCTGTTAAACCTCAGTATGTTTGCCAGTCAGAAGTTCCTTCTGAAATCGTAGAAAAAGAAAAGGAAATTCTTATGGCTCAGGCTTTAAATGAAGGTAAACCTCAGAATATTGCTGAAAAAATGGTTATGGGAAGAATTAACAAATTCTATAAAGAAGTATGTTTACTTGACCAGGAATATGTTAAAGATCCTGATTTATCAGTTAAAAAATATGTTGAAGCCAAAGCAAAAGAATTTGGCGGAAAAATTGAAATTAAATCTTTTGCAAGACTTGAAAAAGGCGAAGGCTTAGAAAAGAAAGAAGATAACTTTGCTGACGAAGTTGCAAGTATGATTAAATAA
- a CDS encoding histidine triad nucleotide-binding protein: MMDCLFCKIINGEIPSQKVYEDEYVYAFCDISPTAPVHVLIIPKKHISTINDVKEEDCELIGKIFLAAKNIAKEKGIAEDGYRIVSNCNKIAGQTVFHIHFHMIAGRELGWPAG, translated from the coding sequence ATTATGGATTGTTTGTTTTGTAAAATTATAAACGGTGAAATTCCATCTCAAAAGGTATATGAAGATGAATATGTCTACGCATTTTGCGACATAAGTCCTACTGCACCTGTTCATGTGCTTATAATCCCTAAAAAGCATATAAGCACAATTAACGATGTCAAAGAGGAAGATTGTGAACTTATAGGTAAAATATTCTTAGCTGCTAAAAATATTGCAAAAGAAAAGGGAATTGCAGAAGATGGATACAGAATTGTATCAAATTGCAATAAAATAGCAGGGCAGACTGTATTCCATATACATTTTCATATGATTGCAGGAAGAGAATTGGGTTGGCCCGCAGGATAA
- the alaS gene encoding alanine--tRNA ligase, protein MEKLGLNQIREEYLKFFESKGHLKMKSFSLVPNNDPSLLLINAGMAPLKKFFTGEEVPPRTRVTTCQKCIRTPDIENVGKTARHGTFFEMLGNFSFGDYFKEEATQWAWEFITKVMKMPVDKLWVTIYLDDDEAFDIWTKKVGVAPDRIVRMGKEDNFWEIGQGPCGPCSEIYFDRGEECGCGKPDCKIGCDCDRFVEFWNLVFTQFDKDENGNYNKLAKPNIDTGMGLERLAVIMQGVNNLFEVDTIRSILDTVCKISNKKYGENAKDDVSIRVITDHIRSTTFMISDGVIPSNEGRGYVLRRLLRRAARHGKLLGIKDMFLTDLADVVISQSKDAYSELYENQEYIKKIISVEEKKFYKTIDSGMLLLNDIISSMKEKNITTLDGETAFKLHDTYGFPLDLTKEIMSENSFDVDEETYKKEMKKQREQSQNARGDTSTLGWENDIAKMLKELDNCEFIGYDNLSCDAKIIAIIKDGEKVSELVAGEEAIVITDKTVFYGESGGQAGDIGTIISEKCELSVVNTVKYSEGKIGHSVKAEKGIISVGDNVKLTVDKETRMSTARNHSATHLLQKALKTVLGDHVNQAGSFVSSDRLRFDFSHFEAMTDEEICKVEELVNKAILDSMDIDCKLMNIEEAKKSGAMALFGEKYGETVRVVSMGDFSKEFCGGTHLKNTAQVGFFKILSESGVAAGVRRIEAATGVNFLKFFNENIKVLNDTAKIFKINNPFDLPEKATALFNENKENKQMIESLQQKLSKGAVSDIMDNSQVVKGVKVIVAKQENVNVNSLRSLSDAIKENAKDEPCVAVLCGVEDGRIMFLSSATKSAVSLGIHCGMIIKEVTAVAGGSGGGKPDMAQGGGKDLAKIDDAFKKALEIVENQVKG, encoded by the coding sequence ATGGAAAAATTAGGCTTAAATCAAATCAGAGAAGAATATCTTAAGTTTTTTGAAAGTAAAGGTCATTTGAAAATGAAAAGTTTTTCACTTGTACCGAATAATGATCCGTCTTTACTTTTAATAAATGCAGGTATGGCACCTCTTAAAAAGTTTTTCACAGGAGAGGAAGTTCCCCCGAGAACAAGAGTTACAACATGTCAGAAATGTATCAGAACACCGGATATTGAAAATGTTGGTAAAACAGCAAGGCATGGTACATTTTTTGAAATGCTAGGCAACTTTTCTTTTGGAGATTATTTTAAAGAAGAAGCAACACAGTGGGCGTGGGAATTTATAACAAAGGTTATGAAAATGCCTGTTGATAAATTGTGGGTAACTATATATCTTGATGATGATGAAGCATTTGATATATGGACTAAGAAAGTCGGCGTTGCTCCTGACAGAATTGTCAGAATGGGCAAAGAAGATAACTTCTGGGAAATCGGGCAAGGTCCATGTGGTCCATGTTCAGAAATATATTTTGACAGAGGAGAAGAATGTGGTTGCGGCAAGCCTGATTGTAAAATAGGTTGTGACTGTGACAGATTTGTTGAATTCTGGAATCTTGTTTTCACTCAGTTTGATAAAGATGAAAATGGTAATTATAATAAACTTGCAAAGCCTAATATAGATACTGGTATGGGTCTTGAAAGACTTGCAGTTATTATGCAGGGCGTAAATAACCTGTTCGAAGTTGATACTATAAGAAGTATTCTTGATACTGTTTGTAAAATAAGTAATAAAAAATACGGAGAAAATGCGAAAGATGACGTTTCTATCCGTGTAATTACCGATCATATAAGAAGTACAACATTTATGATAAGTGACGGTGTTATTCCTTCAAATGAGGGCAGAGGTTATGTTTTAAGAAGGTTATTAAGAAGAGCAGCAAGGCATGGAAAACTTCTTGGTATAAAAGATATGTTCTTAACTGATTTAGCAGATGTTGTGATTTCTCAGTCAAAAGATGCTTACAGTGAACTTTATGAAAATCAGGAATATATCAAAAAGATAATTAGCGTAGAAGAAAAGAAATTCTATAAAACAATTGATTCAGGAATGCTTCTTCTTAATGATATTATATCTTCAATGAAAGAGAAAAATATCACGACATTAGACGGAGAAACTGCGTTTAAACTTCATGATACATACGGTTTTCCTCTTGATTTGACAAAAGAAATTATGAGTGAAAATTCATTTGATGTTGATGAAGAAACTTATAAAAAAGAAATGAAAAAGCAAAGAGAACAATCCCAAAATGCAAGAGGAGATACATCTACACTCGGCTGGGAAAATGATATTGCTAAAATGCTAAAAGAGTTAGATAATTGCGAATTTATAGGATATGATAATCTTTCCTGCGATGCTAAAATTATCGCAATTATAAAAGATGGCGAAAAAGTATCTGAACTTGTTGCAGGCGAAGAAGCAATTGTTATTACTGATAAAACAGTATTTTATGGCGAAAGCGGAGGACAGGCAGGAGATATTGGTACAATCATTTCAGAAAAATGTGAATTATCTGTAGTAAATACTGTTAAATATTCCGAAGGTAAAATAGGTCACTCTGTTAAAGCGGAAAAAGGAATTATTTCAGTAGGAGATAATGTAAAACTTACAGTTGATAAAGAAACAAGAATGTCAACCGCAAGAAATCATTCTGCTACTCATTTATTGCAAAAAGCATTAAAAACAGTTCTTGGCGACCATGTAAATCAAGCGGGTTCGTTTGTTTCTTCTGACAGATTAAGATTTGACTTTTCTCATTTTGAAGCAATGACCGATGAAGAAATCTGTAAAGTTGAAGAGCTTGTCAACAAAGCAATACTTGATTCTATGGACATTGATTGCAAACTAATGAATATAGAAGAAGCAAAGAAATCGGGCGCTATGGCTTTATTTGGAGAAAAATACGGTGAAACAGTAAGAGTTGTATCAATGGGTGATTTTTCAAAAGAATTTTGCGGAGGAACACATCTAAAAAATACTGCTCAGGTTGGATTCTTTAAAATCTTATCTGAAAGCGGGGTTGCTGCAGGTGTAAGAAGAATTGAAGCGGCAACAGGTGTTAATTTCCTTAAATTCTTTAATGAGAATATAAAAGTATTAAACGATACAGCAAAAATATTTAAAATAAATAATCCTTTTGATTTACCTGAAAAAGCAACTGCTTTATTTAATGAAAACAAAGAAAATAAACAAATGATAGAAAGCCTTCAGCAGAAACTTTCAAAAGGTGCAGTTTCCGACATTATGGATAACAGCCAGGTTGTAAAAGGCGTTAAAGTTATTGTTGCAAAACAGGAAAATGTTAATGTTAACTCTCTTCGTTCGTTAAGTGATGCTATTAAGGAAAATGCGAAAGACGAGCCATGTGTTGCAGTTTTGTGTGGCGTTGAAGACGGAAGAATAATGTTCTTATCAAGTGCTACAAAGAGCGCCGTATCTCTTGGCATACATTGTGGTATGATTATAAAAGAAGTAACGGCTGTTGCAGGAGGCTCAGGCGGAGGTAAACCTGATATGGCACAGGGCGGAGGAAAAGATCTTGCTAAAATAGATGATGCTTTCAAAAAAGCACTTGAAATTGTAGAAAATCAAGTGAAAGGATAA
- the thiM gene encoding hydroxyethylthiazole kinase, with product MFGKCLENVKEKTPLIHNITNYVTVNDVANTLLASGGSPIMSDEPDDVMDITSICGGLNINIGTLNKRSIEAMFIAGKKSKELGHIVLLDPVGAGASKLRTEIALDIMDKIKPDIIRGNISEIKTLVSGFGTTKGVDADNADIVTEENLECMIEFAKAFSKKTGAVIAITGAIDLVSDSEKCYIIRNGSPMMSRITGTGCMLSGLAAAYAVANPDNITEAVATAVCLMGLAGEIGVSNMKDNEGNSSLRNHIIDAIYNMNADKLNKGAKYEVR from the coding sequence ATGTTTGGAAAATGTCTTGAAAATGTGAAGGAAAAAACACCCCTAATTCATAACATCACGAACTATGTTACAGTTAATGATGTTGCAAATACACTGCTTGCATCAGGAGGTAGCCCTATTATGTCTGATGAACCTGATGATGTTATGGATATTACATCTATTTGCGGAGGACTTAATATAAATATTGGAACACTGAATAAGAGAAGTATAGAGGCAATGTTTATTGCCGGTAAAAAATCAAAGGAACTTGGGCATATTGTACTTCTTGACCCTGTTGGTGCAGGTGCAAGTAAATTAAGAACTGAAATTGCACTTGATATTATGGATAAAATTAAACCTGATATTATAAGAGGGAATATATCGGAGATTAAAACTCTTGTATCAGGATTCGGAACAACCAAAGGTGTTGATGCTGATAATGCAGATATTGTAACAGAAGAAAATCTTGAGTGTATGATAGAGTTTGCAAAAGCATTTTCCAAAAAGACGGGAGCAGTTATTGCAATAACAGGTGCTATAGATTTGGTATCTGACAGCGAAAAGTGTTATATAATTCGTAATGGTTCTCCAATGATGAGTCGTATTACAGGAACAGGATGTATGCTGTCAGGACTTGCTGCAGCATACGCAGTTGCAAATCCTGATAATATAACCGAAGCAGTTGCGACAGCAGTGTGTCTTATGGGACTTGCAGGGGAAATTGGAGTGTCAAATATGAAAGACAATGAGGGTAATTCAAGCCTTCGTAATCACATTATAGATGCAATATACAATATGAATGCAGATAAACTTAATAAAGGAGCAAAATATGAAGTGCGATAA
- the mnmE gene encoding tRNA uridine-5-carboxymethylaminomethyl(34) synthesis GTPase MnmE, producing the protein MKIFDTICAISTPIGTGGISVIRISGENAFLISQKIFKSKYGKTIDDMKSFSILFGNIYDKDGHEIDEVLLSKFEAPNSFTGENVIELSCHGGMAVTKMILKELIRAGARMAENGEFTKRAFLNGKVDLSQAEAIIDIINANDEYNVYSGENQLKGKLSEKINSIRESLINATASIIAVIDYPEEDIDEITTKDIVNVLESSKDKINELIKTYNTGKIIREGAKIVIAGKPNVGKSSLLNALLKENRAIVTNIAGTTRDTLEEVINIDGLKANIVDTAGIRESDDIVESLGIEKAYEMIDEADLILFIIDSSSQLSDEDIEIANKIKDKNTFVILNKTDLNNKFDITPVKEIINNAKYIETSAKELTGINELTDLIKHSILNGEINIKENLYITNERHFEKLTITLSYIEKAINDIKSGVFPDIVSIEIENAISELGEITGLTVSEEIISNIFSRFCLGK; encoded by the coding sequence ATGAAGATTTTTGATACGATTTGCGCAATTTCAACGCCCATTGGTACAGGCGGAATTTCTGTTATAAGAATAAGCGGTGAAAATGCTTTTTTGATTTCTCAAAAAATATTTAAATCAAAGTATGGAAAAACAATAGATGATATGAAAAGTTTTTCTATTCTTTTTGGGAATATATATGATAAAGATGGTCATGAAATTGATGAGGTTCTATTATCAAAATTTGAGGCTCCCAACTCATTTACGGGAGAGAATGTCATCGAGCTATCCTGTCACGGAGGTATGGCTGTTACAAAAATGATTTTAAAAGAGTTAATACGTGCAGGTGCGCGCATGGCTGAAAACGGTGAATTTACAAAAAGAGCATTTTTAAATGGGAAAGTTGATTTATCTCAGGCAGAAGCAATTATTGACATCATAAATGCAAACGATGAATATAATGTTTATTCAGGCGAAAATCAATTAAAAGGAAAACTCTCTGAAAAGATAAACTCTATAAGAGAAAGTTTAATAAATGCAACCGCATCTATTATTGCAGTTATTGACTATCCCGAAGAAGACATTGACGAAATTACAACAAAAGATATTGTAAATGTTTTAGAATCATCGAAGGATAAAATAAATGAACTTATTAAAACATATAATACAGGTAAAATAATAAGAGAAGGGGCAAAAATCGTTATTGCAGGAAAACCTAATGTCGGGAAATCTTCTCTTCTTAACGCACTATTAAAAGAAAATCGTGCCATTGTAACAAATATTGCAGGTACTACAAGAGATACTTTGGAAGAAGTAATTAATATTGACGGTCTTAAAGCAAATATTGTTGATACAGCAGGAATAAGAGAAAGTGATGATATTGTTGAAAGTCTTGGGATTGAAAAAGCTTATGAGATGATAGATGAAGCCGATCTTATATTATTTATTATTGATTCATCATCTCAACTTTCAGATGAAGACATAGAAATTGCAAATAAAATTAAAGATAAAAACACTTTTGTTATATTAAATAAAACAGATTTAAATAATAAATTTGATATTACACCTGTAAAAGAAATAATAAACAATGCAAAATATATCGAAACAAGTGCAAAAGAATTAACAGGTATTAATGAGCTTACAGACCTGATTAAGCACTCTATTTTAAATGGCGAAATAAATATAAAAGAAAATTTATATATAACAAATGAAAGGCATTTTGAAAAATTGACTATTACCCTTTCATATATTGAAAAAGCTATTAATGATATTAAATCCGGCGTTTTTCCTGATATAGTATCAATAGAGATTGAAAATGCAATTTCGGAACTTGGCGAAATCACAGGACTTACTGTAAGCGAAGAAATTATCAGTAACATTTTCTCAAGATTTTGTCTTGGCAAATAA
- a CDS encoding thiamine phosphate synthase has translation MKCDKKSLLLYAVTDRTWLNGETLYEQVEKAIKGGVTFVQLREKNLDEKSFLNEALEIQILCKKYNIPFVINDNVEIARKINADGVHVGQSDMKAENVRAILGNDKILGVSAQTVEQALYAQKEGADYIGVGAVFPTGSKLDADNVSLDTLKEICTAVNIPVVAIGGIGVDNVSKLKNSGISGIAVISAIFASDDIELATKNLKEETKKVILK, from the coding sequence ATGAAGTGCGATAAAAAATCATTGCTTTTATATGCAGTAACTGACCGTACATGGCTTAATGGAGAAACTTTGTATGAACAAGTTGAGAAAGCAATAAAAGGCGGAGTAACCTTTGTTCAACTTCGTGAGAAAAACCTTGATGAAAAAAGTTTTTTAAATGAAGCGTTAGAAATACAAATACTTTGTAAAAAGTACAACATTCCTTTTGTTATCAATGATAATGTTGAAATTGCAAGAAAAATAAATGCAGATGGTGTTCATGTAGGGCAGAGTGATATGAAAGCCGAAAATGTAAGAGCAATTCTTGGAAATGATAAGATACTCGGCGTATCAGCACAAACCGTTGAACAGGCATTGTATGCTCAAAAAGAAGGTGCTGATTATATTGGTGTAGGTGCTGTTTTTCCTACTGGTTCAAAATTGGATGCGGATAATGTAAGTCTTGATACATTAAAAGAAATATGCACTGCCGTCAATATTCCTGTAGTTGCAATTGGTGGAATTGGTGTTGACAATGTATCAAAACTTAAAAATAGCGGAATTTCTGGAATAGCAGTAATTAGCGCAATATTTGCATCGGATGATATTGAATTGGCAACAAAAAATTTAAAGGAAGAAACAAAAAAAGTTATTTTAAAGTGA
- the thiC gene encoding phosphomethylpyrimidine synthase ThiC: protein MRNYTTQMDAAKRGIVTSEMKVVAKKEYRTAEEIRELVAKGQVVICANKLHACIDPNGVGSMLRTKINVNIGVSKDCKDYDIEIKKVMAAVNMGAEAIMDLSSHGNTQPFRQKLIRECPAIIGTVPVYDSVIHYQRDLSTLTAKDFIDVIRLHAQDGVDFVTIHCGITRKTIEQIKNHKRKMNIVSRGGSLVFAWMSMTGEENPFYEYYDEILDICREYDVTISLGDACRPGCLADASDVCQIEELVRLGELTKRAWEKDVQVMVEGPGHMPLDQIESNMKLQQTICMGAPFYVLGPIVTDIAPGYDHITSAIGGAIAASNGAAFLCYVTPAEHLALPNVDDVKQGIIASKIAAHAADIAKKIPHARDIDDKMADARRNFDWEKQWEYSIDPETAKKIRDDRKPEIEESCSMCGKFCALRSMNKALNGEYIDIL, encoded by the coding sequence ATGAGAAATTATACAACACAAATGGATGCTGCAAAAAGAGGTATTGTAACATCTGAAATGAAGGTGGTTGCAAAAAAGGAATACAGAACAGCTGAGGAAATCAGAGAACTTGTTGCCAAAGGTCAGGTTGTAATTTGTGCAAATAAATTACATGCCTGTATTGATCCAAATGGAGTAGGCTCAATGCTGCGCACAAAAATTAATGTAAATATAGGCGTTTCCAAAGACTGCAAAGATTATGATATCGAAATTAAAAAGGTTATGGCAGCAGTAAATATGGGAGCAGAGGCTATAATGGATTTGTCTTCTCATGGAAATACTCAACCATTTAGACAAAAATTGATAAGAGAATGTCCGGCGATTATAGGAACAGTTCCGGTATATGACAGTGTAATACATTATCAACGAGATTTAAGTACACTTACCGCAAAGGATTTTATTGATGTTATAAGACTTCATGCACAAGATGGTGTTGATTTTGTAACTATCCATTGTGGTATCACAAGAAAAACAATAGAACAGATTAAGAACCATAAAAGAAAGATGAATATTGTGTCTCGTGGAGGCTCACTTGTATTTGCATGGATGAGCATGACAGGTGAAGAAAATCCGTTTTATGAATATTATGATGAAATACTTGATATTTGCCGTGAATATGATGTAACCATTTCACTTGGAGATGCTTGTCGGCCCGGATGTCTTGCAGATGCAAGTGATGTTTGCCAGATAGAAGAATTAGTAAGACTTGGAGAACTTACAAAGCGTGCTTGGGAAAAAGATGTTCAGGTTATGGTAGAAGGCCCGGGTCATATGCCTCTTGATCAGATTGAATCCAATATGAAACTTCAACAGACAATCTGTATGGGAGCACCGTTTTATGTGCTGGGTCCAATTGTAACGGATATTGCACCCGGTTACGACCATATAACTTCTGCAATCGGTGGAGCGATAGCGGCGTCTAATGGGGCAGCATTTCTTTGTTATGTAACGCCGGCAGAACACTTGGCTCTCCCGAATGTAGATGATGTAAAACAAGGAATTATTGCATCGAAAATTGCAGCACATGCAGCCGATATTGCAAAAAAGATTCCGCATGCGAGAGATATTGATGATAAAATGGCTGATGCAAGAAGAAATTTTGATTGGGAAAAACAATGGGAATACTCTATTGATCCTGAAACGGCAAAGAAAATACGTGATGACAGAAAACCTGAAATTGAAGAAAGTTGTTCTATGTGTGGCAAGTTTTGTGCGTTAAGAAGTATGAACAAGGCATTAAACGGTGAGTATATTGATATTTTATAA
- the rpsB gene encoding 30S ribosomal protein S2 — MSVISMKQLLEAGVHFGHQTRRWNPKMGEYIFTERNGIYIIDLQKTVKKIVEAYDFVRDIAAEGGEILFVGTKKQATDAIKEEAERVGMYYVNARWLGGMLTNFKTIRKRIDRLFQLEKMEEDGTFDLLPKKEVIKLKGEREKLEKFLGGIKNMKKLPAALFVVDLRKEKNAILEAKKLGIPVVAIVDTNCDPDEVDYVIPGNDDAIRAVKLIAETMSNAIIEGRQGVDSLVETVEETEESTEE; from the coding sequence ATGAGCGTAATCTCAATGAAACAACTTTTAGAAGCAGGTGTTCATTTTGGACATCAGACAAGAAGATGGAATCCTAAAATGGGTGAATACATCTTCACAGAAAGAAATGGTATTTATATCATTGACCTTCAGAAAACAGTTAAAAAAATTGTTGAAGCATATGACTTTGTAAGAGACATTGCTGCTGAAGGCGGAGAAATCCTTTTCGTAGGTACCAAAAAACAAGCAACTGACGCTATCAAAGAAGAAGCTGAAAGAGTTGGCATGTACTATGTTAACGCAAGATGGCTTGGTGGTATGCTTACAAACTTCAAAACAATAAGAAAAAGAATTGACAGACTTTTCCAATTAGAAAAAATGGAAGAAGACGGAACTTTTGATTTATTACCTAAAAAAGAAGTTATTAAACTTAAAGGCGAAAGAGAAAAATTAGAAAAATTCTTAGGCGGTATCAAAAATATGAAAAAGTTACCTGCAGCATTATTTGTTGTTGACCTAAGAAAAGAAAAAAATGCTATTTTGGAAGCAAAAAAATTAGGTATTCCTGTAGTTGCTATAGTTGATACTAACTGTGACCCTGATGAAGTTGATTACGTTATCCCTGGTAACGATGACGCTATCCGTGCAGTTAAACTTATTGCTGAAACAATGTCTAATGCTATTATCGAAGGCAGACAGGGTGTTGACAGCTTGGTTGAAACAGTAGAAGAAACTGAAGAATCTACAGAAGAATAA
- a CDS encoding YaiI/YqxD family protein, whose amino-acid sequence MMKILIDADGCPVTEITCKEAGKYNLKCVIICDTSHIFNYPDVETITVSKGADSVDFFLVNIIDKGDIVVTQDYGLAAMCLAKNAFVINQNGIIFDDGNILSLLNVRHTSKKLRMSGVRLKGPSKRDKTMDAYFIEKLKFLIEKNL is encoded by the coding sequence ATAATGAAAATTTTGATTGATGCAGACGGATGTCCTGTTACAGAAATAACATGTAAAGAAGCCGGAAAATATAATTTGAAATGTGTTATAATATGCGATACATCACATATTTTTAATTACCCTGATGTTGAAACAATAACAGTTTCCAAAGGTGCAGACAGTGTTGACTTTTTTTTAGTAAATATAATTGATAAAGGCGATATTGTTGTTACTCAGGATTATGGTCTTGCGGCAATGTGTCTTGCAAAAAATGCTTTTGTTATAAATCAGAATGGTATAATCTTTGATGACGGGAATATTTTATCTTTGCTTAATGTGAGGCATACATCTAAAAAATTAAGAATGAGCGGAGTAAGATTGAAAGGACCGTCTAAAAGAGATAAAACAATGGATGCTTATTTTATTGAAAAACTTAAATTTCTTATTGAAAAAAATCTTTAA